A genomic region of Desulfosarcina ovata subsp. ovata contains the following coding sequences:
- a CDS encoding glycosyltransferase, translating to MEGLKGIERSELFLFLPLHFLKLFISILFGKYDVVFIQRYVFTAALPVEIFFRIFHRKKIIIDFDDLIYLNHPKFYSVVLKSVHKVIVGNSFLAQFARQYNPDVSIIPTPVETGQYHPVKLEEKKTFTLGWIGGPSGLYLLEPLYSSFQKLAGKIDYHLVIVSDFNRGTKLSIRGVNVINRQWSEETELTDLNSFDVGLMPLLKNDYISKGKCSYKALQYMAVGIPALIYAEGNNLEIVKDGIDGFLYETEDEFITKVLSLYNNGIFSQEMGRQAKDKIEKEYATSTVFRDLFKVVSQ from the coding sequence ATGGAAGGCCTTAAAGGGATAGAGAGATCGGAATTATTTCTTTTCTTACCTTTGCATTTTTTAAAACTGTTCATATCAATTTTATTTGGAAAATATGATGTTGTTTTTATACAAAGGTATGTCTTTACGGCAGCACTTCCTGTTGAAATCTTCTTTCGGATTTTTCACAGAAAAAAGATAATAATTGATTTTGATGATTTGATCTATTTAAATCACCCCAAATTTTATTCTGTTGTTTTAAAGTCTGTTCATAAAGTAATCGTTGGAAATTCTTTTTTGGCTCAATTTGCAAGGCAATATAATCCAGACGTCTCCATTATTCCAACGCCTGTGGAAACCGGGCAATACCATCCTGTTAAACTGGAAGAGAAAAAGACTTTTACTCTGGGCTGGATCGGCGGCCCCAGCGGGCTTTACTTGTTGGAACCGCTTTACAGTTCTTTTCAAAAGCTGGCTGGAAAAATCGACTATCACTTGGTAATTGTTTCAGATTTCAATAGAGGTACAAAACTGTCTATTCGCGGTGTAAATGTCATAAACCGGCAATGGTCAGAGGAGACCGAACTTACAGATTTAAACAGCTTTGATGTCGGCTTGATGCCTCTCCTTAAGAATGACTATATTTCGAAGGGTAAATGTTCATACAAGGCATTACAATATATGGCTGTTGGAATTCCTGCCCTCATATATGCCGAAGGTAACAATTTGGAGATCGTTAAAGACGGCATTGACGGTTTTTTATATGAAACAGAGGATGAGTTCATTACCAAAGTACTCTCTTTATATAACAACGGCATTTTCTCACAGGAAATGGGGCGTCAGGCCAAGGACAAGATAGAAAAGGAGTATGCAACATCAACGGTATTCAGAGATTTATTTAAGGTCGTTTCTCAATAA
- a CDS encoding IS66 family transposase, whose product MNLKEIFKTSFDMFLKWPKVILVKAIVELRDKYLQAQDRINQLEKENAQLKRELEQEKIKNTNKEVNKPSSKQAEWEKGSEAGKDKGKKKPRGRKRKPRKGAGNRPKNKTPNREETATVDKCDLCGKDLSGQAPLESTNERIVEDIVAPPEETIVTLVTQQKKYCADCQAVITAKLDLALPGADIGLNATVLICYLWVALCLPYPKIKEYLKTFYKLSVSTSGLSRHVIKVARIMHNVHDEILNGIKHGTILHADETGWRVRGKNWWLWVFGTPDTAYFTVDKTRGVKSCPPSARGNILRSPGGRWLGRIFILDM is encoded by the coding sequence GTGAATTTAAAGGAAATATTTAAAACAAGTTTCGACATGTTTCTCAAATGGCCTAAAGTCATTTTGGTCAAAGCAATTGTCGAACTGCGAGATAAATACCTTCAAGCACAAGATCGAATCAACCAGTTAGAGAAAGAAAACGCTCAACTTAAGAGAGAACTTGAGCAGGAAAAAATAAAGAACACGAACAAAGAGGTCAATAAACCTTCATCAAAGCAAGCTGAATGGGAAAAAGGCAGTGAAGCGGGCAAAGATAAAGGGAAAAAAAAGCCAAGGGGCCGCAAACGCAAACCCCGTAAGGGCGCCGGGAACCGACCTAAGAATAAAACGCCGAACCGCGAAGAAACGGCTACTGTTGATAAATGTGATTTATGCGGCAAAGATTTAAGTGGTCAAGCACCTCTTGAAAGCACCAATGAACGAATCGTTGAAGACATCGTTGCTCCACCTGAAGAAACGATCGTGACACTGGTGACTCAACAAAAGAAATATTGTGCTGACTGCCAAGCGGTAATAACCGCCAAATTGGACTTGGCCTTGCCCGGTGCCGATATCGGTTTGAATGCGACGGTATTGATCTGTTACCTATGGGTAGCCCTATGCCTGCCATACCCCAAAATAAAGGAATATCTGAAGACCTTTTACAAGTTAAGCGTATCGACCTCTGGACTTAGCCGCCATGTCATCAAAGTGGCCAGGATTATGCACAACGTGCATGATGAGATTTTAAATGGCATTAAGCACGGGACCATTTTGCACGCCGATGAAACTGGCTGGCGGGTCAGGGGAAAAAACTGGTGGCTATGGGTATTTGGCACCCCGGATACGGCCTATTTTACAGTCGACAAAACAAGGGGGGTCAAAAGTTGTCCGCCGAGTGCTCGGGGAAATATTCTTCGGAGTCCTGGTGGTAGATGGTTGGGGCGCATATTTATCCTTGATATGTGA
- a CDS encoding helix-turn-helix domain-containing protein — translation MNLSEYQFDDDEIAKLHERRDNQPDVRLKVRFIALLMLAEGFELPVIASIIGKSPKTIENWHKQYTTKGIDSLNSFQYKPKQSYLRSEQIDQVVKWVKETNPGKTKEVREYIKKNFQVSYSNEAVRKIIKKRGLKVIRPRVVPGNPPSEEDQKKTNTVRHIH, via the coding sequence ATGAATTTATCAGAATACCAGTTTGACGATGATGAAATTGCAAAATTACATGAACGTAGAGACAACCAACCAGATGTGCGATTAAAGGTCCGATTCATAGCACTCTTAATGCTGGCTGAGGGTTTTGAACTGCCAGTAATTGCATCAATCATAGGAAAATCACCAAAGACCATTGAAAACTGGCATAAGCAATATACGACAAAAGGCATCGACAGTTTAAATTCTTTTCAATACAAACCCAAACAATCCTATTTGAGATCCGAGCAGATTGATCAGGTCGTGAAGTGGGTAAAAGAAACGAACCCAGGGAAAACCAAGGAAGTCAGAGAATATATAAAAAAGAACTTTCAGGTTTCCTACAGCAACGAAGCGGTAAGGAAAATTATAAAAAAAAGAGGACTTAAAGTTATCCGGCCAAGGGTCGTACCTGGCAACCCACCCAGCGAAGAGGATCAAAAAAAAACCAATACTGTTCGGCACATTCATTGA
- a CDS encoding IS4 family transposase gives MSEHIDKNVFQTILSPVLPLIEVNQNSLHNDLDTYKLSLSSFTTNLLFGIITRIKSVGQIVTEIKTSPTAKALGLVVASKSMYNEAFNRYPPEIFKDIFHQLVKELDLHKIPEISHLGKMLIVDGSLFPAISNMAWACYKKTANAIKMHLSFELNRMIPTEFISTEGNFSEKEFVKQILREGITYVCDRGYIAFNLFKQISDSNAFFIIRGKSNMTYTVKECLTATVPDTFLKFFSDITDSNIIFNSDENKASYRIVSFTAMGENYILITNRNDLTTYEIIMLYAYRWQVELFFRFIKRTFKGIHLMSQSPHGVQIQFYLYMIAYLLLLSFKQDTEIISRENEKDEHESEENNKNETLLTSSSCSNSNAKRPYVCGLVTLLGEKLKQFYKIGLHWLLAVKNNLLEIFDVNIAKVIAQYSYQ, from the coding sequence ATGAGCGAACACATCGACAAAAATGTTTTTCAAACAATTCTATCACCGGTGCTACCATTGATTGAGGTTAATCAAAATAGTCTCCATAATGATTTGGACACTTACAAGCTTTCATTATCATCGTTCACCACAAATTTGCTTTTTGGAATAATAACCAGAATTAAAAGCGTTGGACAAATCGTCACTGAGATCAAAACATCACCAACTGCTAAGGCATTAGGATTGGTCGTCGCATCGAAGTCTATGTATAATGAAGCGTTTAATCGTTATCCCCCAGAAATATTTAAAGATATATTCCATCAGTTGGTAAAAGAATTGGATTTGCATAAAATTCCGGAAATCAGTCATCTTGGAAAAATGCTAATTGTAGATGGTTCGCTTTTTCCGGCCATTTCCAATATGGCATGGGCTTGTTACAAGAAAACCGCTAATGCGATCAAAATGCATTTATCTTTTGAACTCAACCGAATGATTCCAACCGAATTTATCAGTACGGAAGGTAACTTTTCCGAAAAAGAATTTGTTAAGCAAATTCTTCGCGAAGGCATTACATATGTCTGTGATCGAGGCTATATCGCTTTCAATCTGTTCAAGCAGATATCCGACAGCAATGCATTTTTTATTATTCGCGGAAAGTCGAATATGACGTACACTGTAAAAGAGTGTCTCACTGCCACCGTACCGGATACATTCTTGAAATTTTTCAGTGACATCACAGATTCAAATATAATATTCAATAGCGATGAAAACAAAGCAAGTTATCGTATTGTTAGCTTTACGGCTATGGGCGAAAACTACATTTTGATCACAAACAGAAATGATTTGACAACTTACGAAATTATAATGCTTTACGCTTACAGGTGGCAAGTGGAACTTTTTTTTCGCTTCATAAAAAGAACCTTCAAGGGAATTCACTTAATGAGCCAATCTCCTCATGGCGTACAGATACAATTCTACTTGTATATGATTGCTTATCTATTGTTATTATCATTCAAACAAGATACGGAAATAATAAGCAGAGAAAATGAAAAAGATGAGCATGAATCTGAAGAAAATAATAAGAACGAAACCTTGCTAACTTCATCTTCATGCTCCAATTCAAATGCAAAAAGACCATATGTTTGCGGGTTAGTAACTCTTCTTGGAGAAAAATTAAAACAGTTTTATAAAATTGGTCTTCACTGGTTATTAGCAGTAAAAAATAATTTGTTAGAAATATTTGATGTGAATATCGCCAAAGTTATTGCTCAATACTCTTATCAATGA
- a CDS encoding IS630 family transposase, producing MKKNIEKYFEMKRTCEPGTVFLFGDGMHLVHQNIPGLCWADPKAPPILKTNTGRKRLNILGAYNPDSLEFVHLTGEENCNAERVIEYLDVVLNAYRHSPAIVLFLDNATYFKAEIVTTWLMEHPKLKLEFLPPYSPNLNLIERFWRFVKEHLVRNRYYEKYKTFRAKVFQFLNHIDEHTDELKTLMVEKFQIVKVTA from the coding sequence TTGAAAAAAAACATCGAAAAATATTTCGAAATGAAGCGTACTTGCGAACCTGGAACGGTTTTCTTGTTTGGCGACGGCATGCATTTGGTCCATCAAAATATTCCGGGGCTATGCTGGGCAGATCCCAAGGCGCCACCAATATTGAAAACAAATACTGGACGTAAGCGACTAAATATACTAGGTGCCTACAACCCTGATTCGCTCGAGTTTGTTCATTTAACCGGGGAAGAAAACTGCAATGCGGAGCGGGTCATAGAATATTTAGACGTCGTCCTAAATGCATACCGGCATTCCCCTGCAATCGTCTTGTTTTTGGATAATGCAACCTATTTTAAAGCTGAAATTGTAACAACATGGCTCATGGAACATCCAAAACTCAAGCTGGAATTTCTTCCACCGTATTCACCAAACTTAAACCTTATTGAGCGCTTCTGGCGATTTGTCAAAGAGCATCTTGTAAGAAACAGATATTATGAAAAGTACAAAACATTTCGTGCAAAGGTTTTTCAATTTCTCAATCATATTGACGAACATACTGATGAACTAAAAACATTAATGGTGGAGAAGTTTCAAATCGTCAAGGTGACAGCATAA
- a CDS encoding IS66 family transposase — protein MRKVRKFRDAFPHLTEIVKFYLKFRRIIRDGERLQQNRDQLGALVFQRRLERLKKRLADLVLWSNPGPVLEEIIKKVKRQQPRILTFVEHPNVPFHNNYAEYLIRIGVLKRKISGGSVSAEGAESYAILLSIYVTCKLRGISFPKYLKASLGTGSVE, from the coding sequence TTGCGCAAGGTCCGTAAATTTCGCGATGCTTTTCCCCACCTGACTGAGATCGTGAAGTTCTATCTCAAGTTCAGGCGCATCATCCGAGATGGTGAACGTCTGCAACAAAACCGCGATCAGTTGGGAGCGTTGGTATTTCAACGACGCCTGGAACGACTCAAAAAGCGCCTGGCGGATTTAGTGCTATGGTCAAACCCTGGACCGGTTCTCGAAGAGATCATTAAAAAGGTTAAAAGACAGCAACCGCGGATCTTGACCTTTGTGGAACATCCGAACGTTCCTTTCCATAATAACTATGCTGAATATCTGATTCGCATCGGTGTTCTCAAACGTAAAATATCAGGAGGAAGCGTATCGGCTGAGGGAGCGGAGTCATATGCGATACTTCTGTCAATTTATGTCACTTGCAAGCTTCGCGGAATATCATTCCCCAAATACCTGAAAGCAAGTTTGGGCACTGGTTCAGTTGAATAG
- a CDS encoding O-antigen ligase family protein — protein sequence MNINIWNYISDYEGASITFLNQDYNIFLAQRMAGTFFDSNLFAYYLLFPLIITVYYGIYRKIENRIFSSKTSIIIACIISTTIMLTLSRSGIFLMFSIGAFTLLKGKFKLKIILFLAIIYIPIFIWINSYVAQVSGSSVVQTIIERFKPAESSMIDKEFNRIIRMKSGINAISSNCIFGVGLGNLGHFIPSDIRKSYIITSHSLYIDIMSEVGILGFIVYALFILFLIINIYRKRVLGAYNLNSMLNLFLVSLLASQVIYSNLINPVFAIYFGVLLAFIKLFPNTNKLKRQSTVGPQHATRGFWLP from the coding sequence ATGAATATCAATATATGGAATTATATTAGTGACTATGAAGGCGCCTCGATCACTTTTTTAAATCAAGATTATAATATTTTTTTAGCTCAGAGAATGGCAGGTACATTTTTTGACAGTAATTTATTCGCATACTATCTGTTATTCCCTTTAATAATTACTGTTTATTACGGGATTTACAGAAAAATTGAAAATCGCATTTTTAGCAGTAAAACATCAATCATAATTGCATGTATTATTTCAACTACAATCATGCTTACCTTATCTCGATCTGGAATTTTTTTAATGTTTTCTATAGGGGCCTTCACTTTACTTAAAGGGAAATTTAAGCTAAAGATAATTTTATTTTTGGCAATTATATATATACCTATTTTCATTTGGATAAATTCCTATGTCGCCCAAGTTTCAGGCAGTAGTGTTGTTCAAACTATTATAGAAAGATTTAAACCAGCAGAATCAAGTATGATCGATAAGGAATTTAATAGAATTATTAGAATGAAATCCGGAATTAATGCTATAAGTTCAAATTGTATATTTGGAGTTGGTCTTGGTAATTTGGGGCACTTTATTCCCTCTGACATCAGAAAGTCGTATATAATAACATCACATTCGTTGTATATTGATATTATGTCGGAAGTTGGTATTCTTGGGTTTATAGTCTATGCTTTATTTATTTTATTTTTAATCATAAATATTTATAGAAAAAGGGTTTTGGGAGCATATAATTTAAACAGTATGCTTAATTTGTTTTTAGTCTCTCTATTGGCTTCCCAAGTCATATATTCGAATTTAATAAATCCTGTTTTTGCTATTTATTTTGGAGTTCTTCTTGCATTTATAAAATTGTTTCCTAATACAAATAAACTTAAGCGTCAGTCTACGGTTGGCCCTCAACACGCGACGCGCGGCTTCTGGCTGCCTTGA
- a CDS encoding sulfotransferase, with product MFINSEITPPTILVGMHRSGTSMIARLLKEMGLFIGWELENHDEAVFFLKRNDKILKSSNAGWDNPLPIRNLLEHKKMRKRVALQLRKDMASIQALSFLGPKKYLKYRSICKLDIPWGWKDPRNSVLLPIWLDIFPDAKIVNVYRNGVDSAESLYVRENQRIRQILEGKDPTSVRTGRQFSILKDTGLLLYSIQVIRQHLKKFRTLNKYDRLRVHACISREGAFKIWEKYIELLSAFIRNKNNVLNIKYEGFLNDPDSNLQALSVFCGLQTDLETINKLAATVSKNRAYAFIKNDELSLFYHKNKETEHMKNLGYDNIL from the coding sequence ATGTTTATAAATTCGGAAATTACGCCACCGACCATTCTTGTTGGAATGCATAGATCTGGGACCTCAATGATCGCTAGGTTATTGAAGGAAATGGGACTTTTCATCGGCTGGGAACTTGAAAACCATGATGAAGCAGTATTTTTTTTAAAACGGAATGACAAAATATTGAAATCATCCAACGCAGGATGGGATAATCCTTTACCAATAAGAAATTTACTTGAACATAAAAAAATGAGAAAGCGAGTCGCTCTGCAGCTTAGGAAAGATATGGCCTCTATACAGGCTCTCAGTTTTTTGGGCCCCAAAAAATACCTAAAATACAGATCGATCTGCAAACTGGATATTCCTTGGGGCTGGAAAGATCCGAGGAACTCGGTGCTGTTACCCATATGGCTTGACATTTTTCCGGACGCAAAAATAGTAAACGTTTACAGAAACGGAGTGGATTCTGCTGAAAGCCTTTATGTACGGGAGAATCAGCGTATCCGGCAGATACTGGAAGGTAAGGATCCCACGTCGGTTAGAACAGGGAGGCAGTTCTCAATTCTTAAAGATACAGGTCTTCTTCTCTATTCTATTCAGGTAATACGACAGCACCTGAAAAAATTTAGAACCTTGAATAAATATGATCGCTTGAGGGTCCATGCTTGTATAAGCAGAGAAGGAGCCTTTAAAATATGGGAAAAATATATCGAGCTTCTTTCTGCCTTTATTAGAAATAAAAATAATGTATTGAATATAAAATACGAAGGCTTTTTAAATGATCCGGATAGCAACCTTCAAGCATTATCTGTTTTTTGTGGTTTGCAAACTGATTTAGAGACAATAAACAAGCTTGCAGCAACTGTTAGTAAAAATAGAGCTTATGCATTCATAAAGAATGATGAATTGTCACTTTTTTATCACAAAAACAAAGAAACAGAACATATGAAAAACTTGGGTTACGATAATATCTTGTAA
- a CDS encoding acyltransferase, which yields MLEDNIKVLRVIGKVYRLIVFKMLGVNMPSLWNFNERPVIDFGVRIAKPKNIFWGGKIHLYPYCYLKSCPGTIHIGDKSSVGEFSYINSMESVWIGNNVLIAPSCHITDANHDISGVSPISENKRISKPVIIKSNSWIGANVKILSGVTVGKGAVVGAGSVINKDLPDYSIAVGIPGRVIGYRKNKDINRSFCEMVKTSK from the coding sequence TTGCTTGAGGATAATATAAAAGTACTGAGGGTAATAGGCAAGGTATACAGGCTTATTGTTTTTAAAATGCTGGGCGTTAATATGCCCTCCCTGTGGAATTTTAATGAAAGACCGGTAATCGATTTCGGGGTTAGAATAGCAAAACCGAAAAATATTTTTTGGGGGGGTAAAATACACTTATATCCCTACTGTTATTTAAAATCATGTCCCGGAACCATTCATATTGGGGATAAATCTTCTGTGGGAGAATTCAGTTACATAAATTCAATGGAATCGGTTTGGATCGGAAATAATGTTCTCATCGCGCCTTCATGCCATATAACAGATGCAAACCACGACATATCGGGGGTTTCACCTATAAGTGAAAATAAAAGGATATCGAAACCGGTGATAATTAAGAGCAATAGCTGGATCGGTGCCAATGTTAAGATTCTCTCAGGTGTAACAGTAGGAAAGGGGGCCGTAGTCGGTGCAGGCAGCGTCATAAACAAGGATTTGCCTGATTATAGCATTGCAGTGGGTATTCCCGGTAGAGTAATAGGCTACAGGAAAAATAAAGATATCAACCGTTCATTTTGTGAAATGGTAAAAACGTCTAAATAG
- a CDS encoding flippase, producing MLHSSSLGSPVLRREKYKVTAPLRFPTPLETIASMFKFNIRNSEIGETIKRAALAFVIKVMGAGLAFIFNLMLARIIGADGSGIYFLALTITTITTVLGRMGLDNSLLRFVAAGAATKDWSSVKGVYNKSISLSFLVSLLAASIVFIFADFLTNNLFSKPELLQPLRLMIFAAVPMSLLLLNAQAILGLKKISESQLINSVGVQTIIIIGVITIGRKMGINGVMYSYLAGAIFIAFISHLLWKYNTPQLKNITGEFDTRKLLDSCLPLFWVSSMNIMMNWTGTFLLGIWGSSSDVGIFSIAVRNAMLISFILHAVNAASSAKYSELYHLGDISGFAYYAKKTTIILILISTPICLFFVICSKWIMGLFGASFIQGWDLLTILAIAQFLNVAAGSVGPILMMSGNEVAVRNSIFFSAVLNLILCMLLIPDYGTLGAACANSISLVSANLYCIFEIKRRLGFSLYMFTPSKERQI from the coding sequence GTGCTCCACTCTTCCTCTCTGGGAAGCCCGGTTCTAAGAAGAGAAAAATATAAAGTAACAGCACCTCTCCGGTTCCCAACACCATTAGAAACTATAGCAAGCATGTTTAAATTCAACATCAGGAACAGTGAAATAGGCGAAACCATAAAAAGGGCAGCTCTTGCATTTGTTATAAAAGTTATGGGGGCAGGGTTGGCCTTTATTTTTAATTTAATGCTGGCACGTATTATTGGTGCGGATGGTTCCGGGATTTACTTCTTGGCACTGACAATCACTACAATTACCACCGTTTTAGGAAGAATGGGGCTTGATAATTCATTACTGCGTTTTGTTGCCGCCGGCGCGGCTACAAAAGATTGGAGCAGTGTAAAGGGCGTATACAATAAGAGCATTTCTCTTTCATTTCTGGTTTCCCTTCTCGCGGCTTCGATCGTTTTTATATTTGCTGACTTTTTAACAAACAATTTGTTTTCCAAACCGGAATTATTGCAACCACTACGGTTAATGATATTTGCCGCAGTTCCGATGTCATTGCTTCTTTTAAACGCTCAGGCGATCCTAGGCCTGAAGAAAATCAGTGAGTCACAGTTAATAAACAGTGTTGGTGTTCAGACGATAATAATTATCGGTGTAATCACTATAGGTAGAAAGATGGGAATAAACGGGGTCATGTATTCCTATCTCGCCGGAGCCATATTTATAGCTTTTATAAGCCATTTATTATGGAAATATAATACGCCCCAGCTAAAAAATATTACAGGTGAATTCGACACCAGAAAGTTACTTGATAGCTGTCTCCCCCTTTTCTGGGTGAGTTCGATGAATATCATGATGAACTGGACGGGGACGTTTCTTCTCGGGATATGGGGATCAAGTTCAGATGTGGGCATCTTCTCTATTGCAGTAAGAAACGCAATGCTGATAAGTTTTATCTTACATGCAGTTAATGCGGCTTCTTCAGCAAAATATTCAGAGTTGTATCATCTCGGTGATATTTCCGGGTTCGCCTACTACGCAAAAAAAACAACTATAATACTTATTCTGATAAGTACACCCATCTGCCTGTTCTTTGTTATATGCTCAAAATGGATCATGGGCCTGTTTGGAGCTTCATTCATACAGGGATGGGACCTTCTGACAATATTGGCAATTGCCCAGTTTTTAAATGTCGCCGCAGGATCCGTAGGGCCAATATTAATGATGTCAGGTAATGAAGTCGCTGTAAGAAACAGCATTTTTTTCAGTGCGGTATTGAATCTCATATTATGCATGTTGTTAATTCCTGATTATGGGACCTTAGGAGCTGCATGTGCAAACAGCATATCTCTTGTCTCTGCTAACCTTTACTGCATATTTGAGATAAAACGACGCCTTGGATTTTCATTGTATATGTTCACTCCTTCAAAAGAGAGGCAAATATAA
- a CDS encoding NAD-dependent epimerase/dehydratase family protein: protein MVKNWLITGGCGFIGTSLIRQLVEGGHRIRVLDNLSIGSREDLASVCRFIEVSSSLPMPKFTQDKVELVVGDILDETLAVKVAVGSDVIVHLAANTGVGPSVENPRKDCMMNVIGTFNYLEAARQNKVERFVFASSGAPAGEVEPPIHEELAPHPVSPYGASKLAGEGYCSAYYKTYGTKTVTLRFGNVYGPGSGHKTSVVAKFIRQAMKEKPLEIYGDGNQTRDFIFIDDLVHAIRLAVKAENACGETFQIATNKETTVGEMVQILLPILEKHGIDNINIYHSGKRQGDVTRNFSDTSKADALLGWRCEYDLKQGLEKTVQWFLRQNI from the coding sequence ATGGTAAAAAACTGGCTTATCACAGGCGGTTGCGGTTTTATCGGCACAAGCCTGATAAGACAACTGGTTGAGGGCGGGCACAGGATCCGTGTATTGGATAATCTCTCTATCGGATCCCGTGAAGACCTTGCCTCGGTTTGCAGATTTATTGAAGTATCATCCTCGCTCCCAATGCCGAAGTTTACGCAGGATAAAGTCGAGCTGGTTGTCGGTGATATCCTTGATGAGACATTAGCTGTAAAGGTTGCCGTTGGGAGTGATGTTATCGTTCATCTGGCAGCGAATACCGGAGTTGGTCCTTCGGTTGAGAACCCCCGTAAAGATTGTATGATGAATGTGATTGGAACATTCAACTATCTGGAAGCTGCAAGACAAAATAAAGTTGAGCGATTTGTTTTTGCTTCGTCCGGAGCTCCGGCGGGCGAAGTGGAACCGCCGATACATGAGGAACTGGCGCCGCATCCGGTTTCTCCCTATGGTGCCAGTAAACTGGCGGGGGAAGGATACTGTTCGGCTTATTACAAAACCTATGGGACCAAGACTGTAACATTGAGATTCGGAAACGTCTATGGCCCCGGATCAGGCCATAAAACGAGTGTTGTGGCAAAATTTATACGGCAGGCTATGAAAGAAAAGCCTCTTGAGATATATGGGGACGGGAATCAGACTCGAGACTTTATTTTTATTGATGATCTGGTACATGCTATCCGTCTTGCAGTAAAAGCAGAAAATGCCTGTGGAGAGACCTTTCAGATAGCTACAAATAAAGAGACTACGGTTGGAGAGATGGTACAAATTCTCCTTCCGATACTGGAAAAACATGGGATAGATAATATAAATATATACCATAGTGGAAAACGCCAAGGCGATGTAACACGTAATTTTTCCGATACATCAAAAGCTGACGCACTCCTTGGCTGGCGCTGTGAATATGACTTAAAGCAGGGACTTGAAAAAACCGTTCAATGGTTTTTGCGCCAGAATATTTAA